taaCTCACATGTTGAAACAAGTAGAATATAGCTATGACTATCAAAGTTGGTTTCTCCATTTTTGTTGTGTTTAGGTTATTTTCTTgttgtaaaattaaaatgatatgtttggagagtatttataaattttttttaccatatttttttttcacttgaCAACAATATACAGTATTTAGTAGCTCACGCTTTCTTCTGTGAGAGGCCGAAATTTACATTTATTCTtagctatttaaaaaaaaaatattacatcaaTCTTAATTTGAAGAAGCTTTAATGTTTAAATCATATCCTTTGGAAAGAGTATCAAtgtacaatatattattttgagatTATTTcttaagaataaataaataattcattgtaaatttgatttaattaattcgGTAACCAAATAATTAATTCTTGTGGCGATTACTGGTAGAGTGGAGCTCACAGTTTCTTGAGTGGCATGTATAGCGCTGTAACAAAATTCATTTGCTTAGACCTTTTTACTTGAGGTATTAAGTTTGTGTTTCTCGTATTATGGCAGAACACTGGAGATGTCggttaaaaaaaacagatcGATTGTTATATTAGTTgacttcaattttaattttatttcggTTTAACTAGTCTCAACCCTTGTTTCTTCACCAGTAAggaaaactttttaaaaaaggactacaaaattgttttttttttttcaggtctAAGTACCAAACCAAACCATGAATCCGATGTTGCAAGAACACACGTCTTGGTCCTAAATAATAAGTTCCATCTCCAGGAGGGATTTAGCTCCAAGTATTACAGTATACAACACGAATCAGAAAGGTCCTTTACTTGCCTGCATAGCTTAAGGTTGAGCCGGAGCCACAGGTGGAGGAGGAGCTTGCTGCACCTGCGAGTGCTCCTGATGTTCAGAATCTTTCTTTGCTTCAGGAGACTCAGAGAATTTCGATTCTTCTCCCTCTGATGACGCCGCCGCCGCCTTTGGTGACTCAGACAAGTGAACTCTAGCAAACTCATCAACCACTTTCCTCTTGTCCTCTTCCTCAGCCAAACCAACTTTCTCTTTCGCCATTTGCCCAACTTCCTCCGCGGCTTTAGCCACTTTGCTGAAAGCTCCGGTGACCCACGTGGCTCCCGTGAGAACGTACCTGTTCTTCATGATAGCCGAGCCCGCGCTGCTCACCGTCTGCTCAGCCGCGGCGATGGCCGATTTGGTTTTCTCCGAGACTTGGTACTTGTGATCGACTTCCTTGACTTTCTCCCCCACCGCGACGGTTCCCGTGTTGATCTTGTCGGTGAAACCGATCTTCTTGTCGAGAGACGCGACTCTGGCTGACGCAGTGGATGTTAGCTGGTGCTTCTCGTCGACGCTCTTGGCTTTGGCGATGGCGTCTTTGCCGAGGATGAATCCCTTTGCGAGCATGCTGCTGACAACGTCTTCGGCTTTTCGGAACACGGATGCACGGGGAGATTTGCTGCTGTCCTCCTTGGGTTCctggagaggga
The Brassica napus cultivar Da-Ae chromosome A1, Da-Ae, whole genome shotgun sequence DNA segment above includes these coding regions:
- the LOC106415276 gene encoding binding partner of ACD11 1 isoform X1 yields the protein MSMTSVKVSNVSLGATERDLKEFFSFSGDILYLEMHSETERSKLAYVTFKDLQGAETAVLLSGATIVDSSVIVTMAPDYQLSPEALSSLEPKEDSSKSPRASVFRKAEDVVSSMLAKGFILGKDAIAKAKSVDEKHQLTSTASARVASLDKKIGFTDKINTGTVAVGEKVKEVDHKYQVSEKTKSAIAAAEQTVSSAGSAIMKNRYVLTGATWVTGAFSKVAKAAEEVGQMAKEKVGLAEEEDKRKVVDEFARVHLSESPKAAAASSEGEESKFSESPEAKKDSEHQEHSQVQQAPPPPVAPAQP
- the LOC106415276 gene encoding binding partner of ACD11 1 isoform X2, encoding MTSVKVSNVSLGATERDLKEFFSFSGDILYLEMHSETERSKLAYVTFKDLQGAETAVLLSGATIVDSSVIVTMAPDYQLSPEALSSLEPKEDSSKSPRASVFRKAEDVVSSMLAKGFILGKDAIAKAKSVDEKHQLTSTASARVASLDKKIGFTDKINTGTVAVGEKVKEVDHKYQVSEKTKSAIAAAEQTVSSAGSAIMKNRYVLTGATWVTGAFSKVAKAAEEVGQMAKEKVGLAEEEDKRKVVDEFARVHLSESPKAAAASSEGEESKFSESPEAKKDSEHQEHSQVQQAPPPPVAPAQP